The Burkholderia mayonis DNA window TGCGGCCAGCGCCTGATCGATCTGCGCGAGGGTCACGCGGCCGTACACCTCCGGTTCCCGGGTGCCGAGAAGGTTCAGGTTAGGGCCGTGCAGTACCAGCAATCGTGTCATGGTCGCTTCTTTTTCTGCGGAATTGCGCGAACTTTATAGCCAATTAGAGAAATTTGTCTAGTTTTGCTGAAAGGACTATTGCCTTGGCGAACGCGAATTCGCGCGCCGCTGAAGTCAGAATCGGTCAATTTCGTGTAAATTGACGCTAACCGATCCCAAATATCGACAACGCGCCGGCAGTCGGGCGGCCTGGATCAGAGTGTGTCGAGCGTGCGTTTCAGTTCGCCCGGGTGGATTTGCCCCAATTTTGTCTCGCGAACCTTGCCGGTTTCGTCGATGACGATGGTAAAAGGCAGTGCGCCGGCCGTATTTCCGAAGTTGCGGGCCAGATCGGCCCCGGCGTAGCCGCTGACGACGATCGGATAGTCGACCGGCACTTTCTTCAGGAAATTCTTCACGTTCTGCTCGGAATCGACGCCAATCCCGACAAAACGCACGCCCTTCTTCTCGTATTCGCGCGACAGCTTCACGAGCTCCGGCATCTCTTCGATGCATGGACCGCACCAGGACGCCCAGAAATTGACGACCACTTTCTGTCCCTTGAAGGCGGCGAGCCCTTGCGGCTTGCCGTCGACGTCCGGATACGAAGCGGCCCACAGCGCGTCGACTGCGTTGCCCATATTGCTCGCGGTGGGCATGCTCGTCGGCGCGCTGCCGTCGGCCGAGCTGCCGCCGCGCACCCAGTGGCCGGCGGCGAGGCCGCCTGCGATCGCGATGGCTGCGATCACGATGCCTGCGAAAATCCCTTTGCTGTTCATCGGTTCAAGATTGGGTTGGTGAGGAGGGCGACGCTTCGACGAGCGCGCGCAGCGCTTGCGCGTCGGCTCGCGACAGACGGCCGCGGGCGTCCGCCTTCACGGCGCCGCGCAGGTCGTCGCTTGTATACAGTGCGACGTGGATGCCGACGGGCTCCGCGCCGCGCGCTTCACGCCACAGGAAGCTGAGCGTCTCGACGTCGCCGCGTCCCGCGAAGTGGCGGGTCTCGGACACGTCGTACTGGATGTTCTGGTTCAGCAGATAGATCGCAACGTCCTTCTGGTTGTCGCAGAAGACCTGCAGATGGACGTCGGAATGCGCGTTCGCCGTGCCGTTCAGCACCGCGCCCGCGATGTACGGATTGAACGGCGCGAGCCGCTCCATCCACGCGAGCGCGACGAGACGCAGCCGGCGCAGTTCGGCGGGCTGCGTTTCGCCTTGGAACAGCGCGAGGTATTCGTGCAGTTCTTCTTCGATCTGATCGTTATCTGGCAGCCATTCGCCGGCAATTCGGCTGTCGCCGA harbors:
- a CDS encoding TlpA family protein disulfide reductase, whose amino-acid sequence is MNSKGIFAGIVIAAIAIAGGLAAGHWVRGGSSADGSAPTSMPTASNMGNAVDALWAASYPDVDGKPQGLAAFKGQKVVVNFWASWCGPCIEEMPELVKLSREYEKKGVRFVGIGVDSEQNVKNFLKKVPVDYPIVVSGYAGADLARNFGNTAGALPFTIVIDETGKVRETKLGQIHPGELKRTLDTL